The following are encoded in a window of bacterium genomic DNA:
- a CDS encoding tetratricopeptide repeat protein — translation MRSTSWLSSWSRRERNTFLLFCILCLCAGSCSLLDSTTDPPWQWYVEEACVLGSQGQGREGLVQAALALDILERDSTLMDSLAVPELLRLDSSLACWEERWPSLESGELRVRIREMVFAIQFTCRGSDHPETVRARLRLGMVCVEQGLTERAESLLRDVNRILREAAGLSKNRLIPAADLSYGADLAIKLARHYVKRSEPDRAELILDETAQVLGEYAGTGNEGDIGRLLLEKSQTRLTRGDPPGAVTIAEVAQQVLGENLGPQSPDYLDCLDLLVALHDRLGEYDRAERYRLERDRILLTREERTSEDRMQAILASVKALWGENRNAEAEAACRNALKTAESIFGPDHLEVAACWTLLGDILRADGRFPQADSSYRRAVEIHRKLHGEPDLPPWRNLYGLARTAWAVGREAESGGRFYDIWTKNLLILYDVLGSREEQEALGYSWAVKDDAALTLSVLTDLKEHGYDQERMISQVALSTKGLVHDAMLLRQREGRRWGAVDECDWRRERVSPGQIIERVQAALPPNTALVTYLKYSHSQCDGACESRYLAVVVDAEGGARPVRLMHW, via the coding sequence ATGAGAAGCACATCTTGGCTTTCTTCGTGGTCTCGAAGAGAGCGGAACACTTTCCTGCTGTTCTGTATCCTTTGTTTATGTGCCGGTTCCTGTTCGCTGTTGGACTCCACCACCGATCCCCCGTGGCAATGGTACGTTGAGGAGGCCTGTGTTCTTGGGAGTCAGGGACAGGGCCGCGAAGGTCTGGTGCAGGCCGCCCTCGCACTGGACATTCTTGAGCGGGACTCTACACTGATGGATTCACTGGCCGTGCCTGAGCTACTCAGGCTCGATTCGTCTCTGGCCTGCTGGGAAGAGCGCTGGCCGTCGCTGGAAAGCGGTGAACTGCGCGTCAGAATTCGGGAAATGGTGTTCGCCATTCAGTTCACCTGCCGGGGTTCCGATCATCCCGAGACGGTGAGAGCCAGACTGCGGCTCGGAATGGTCTGTGTGGAACAAGGCTTGACGGAGCGTGCCGAGTCTCTGCTGAGAGACGTCAACCGAATCCTGCGCGAGGCTGCGGGTCTTAGTAAGAATCGGCTGATTCCGGCGGCTGATCTTAGCTATGGCGCGGATTTGGCCATCAAACTTGCCCGCCACTATGTCAAGCGGAGCGAGCCTGACCGCGCCGAGTTGATCTTGGACGAAACCGCACAAGTGCTGGGAGAATACGCTGGTACGGGCAATGAGGGCGACATCGGCCGGCTTCTTCTCGAAAAATCCCAAACGCGGCTAACTCGAGGAGATCCTCCGGGAGCGGTGACAATTGCCGAGGTAGCTCAGCAGGTGTTGGGTGAAAACCTCGGTCCGCAGTCTCCCGATTATCTGGATTGTCTCGACCTGCTCGTAGCTCTACACGACAGATTGGGCGAGTACGACAGGGCTGAAAGGTATCGTTTGGAGCGGGACCGGATTCTGCTAACCCGTGAAGAGCGGACGTCGGAAGATCGGATGCAGGCAATTCTGGCCTCCGTCAAGGCGCTATGGGGCGAAAATCGAAATGCCGAGGCGGAGGCGGCGTGTCGCAACGCGCTGAAGACCGCAGAGTCAATATTCGGACCGGATCATTTGGAAGTTGCCGCCTGCTGGACTCTCTTGGGCGACATCCTTCGCGCCGACGGTCGGTTCCCGCAAGCCGACAGTAGCTATCGTCGGGCCGTCGAAATTCACCGAAAATTGCATGGCGAACCGGACCTTCCGCCGTGGCGCAATCTGTATGGATTGGCTCGCACGGCTTGGGCCGTTGGACGGGAAGCTGAATCCGGCGGGCGCTTCTACGACATCTGGACGAAAAACCTGCTGATCCTGTACGATGTTCTCGGCAGCCGGGAGGAACAAGAAGCTCTGGGATACTCGTGGGCGGTCAAGGATGATGCCGCGCTGACGCTGTCCGTTCTCACCGACTTGAAAGAGCATGGATACGATCAGGAGCGGATGATCTCGCAGGTGGCGCTGTCCACGAAGGGTTTGGTTCATGATGCCATGCTTCTCCGCCAGAGAGAAGGGAGGCGTTGGGGTGCGGTGGACGAATGCGATTGGCGGCGGGAAAGGGTGTCGCCCGGCCAGATCATCGAGCGCGTGCAAGCGGCGCTGCCCCCCAACACGGCGCTTGTCACCTATCTGAAGTACTCTCACTCCCAGTGCGATGGAGCGTGTGAATCCCGCTACCTGGCCGTTGTAGTGGATGCCGAAGGGGGCGCACGGCCCGTGAGATTGATGCACTGGTGA
- a CDS encoding CHAT domain-containing protein, with the protein MRKLGSFATNPEFLSAKEYEDALSQLHLRIFRPLQPMLEERECILIAPDGDLLLVSFAALVYSGDRTFYEHHVFEHIFAAGDLLGSDGAFPPGSGLLTLGGPDFSSGTASPAAFADGTYRESRRAAATAENETAPSLDKCPCRKIKTLEGSRRESEAVAALWPGESQESSIVLVGSQATEESFRRNAPGKRILHLATDGFVMGNVDAASGTAIPAVGEPELLAQTREPIPASGLCLAGSAANRTEPMSEGNDGILTAEEVANLNLEGCELVVLSACMTGSGQAVSGEGMYGLARAFRLAGARNVICAPWPVDDAATAEYMKHLLQVFFRRGTHNVGLTMREAAETFSTDAQVRDLSYRPVHWGAFIAYGDGHPR; encoded by the coding sequence GTGAGGAAGCTCGGGTCGTTTGCGACGAATCCCGAGTTCTTGTCCGCCAAGGAATACGAGGATGCCTTGTCTCAGCTCCATCTACGCATCTTTCGGCCGCTTCAGCCGATGCTGGAGGAGCGAGAGTGCATTCTCATCGCTCCGGACGGTGATCTGCTCCTCGTTTCTTTCGCGGCACTTGTCTATTCGGGCGACCGCACCTTCTACGAGCATCACGTGTTCGAGCATATCTTCGCGGCCGGAGATCTCCTGGGAAGCGACGGCGCGTTTCCACCGGGATCGGGCCTGCTTACGCTGGGAGGTCCGGATTTCTCCTCCGGGACTGCGTCGCCTGCGGCATTCGCCGATGGGACGTATCGCGAATCTCGCCGGGCTGCTGCAACCGCTGAGAATGAAACCGCGCCTTCTCTCGACAAGTGTCCATGCCGGAAAATCAAGACGCTCGAAGGAAGCCGGCGCGAGTCCGAAGCCGTGGCGGCCTTGTGGCCGGGTGAATCACAGGAATCCTCGATTGTGCTCGTCGGCAGCCAGGCCACGGAGGAGTCGTTCCGACGGAACGCTCCCGGGAAACGCATCCTGCACTTGGCAACGGATGGGTTCGTGATGGGCAACGTAGATGCAGCGAGCGGAACCGCGATTCCCGCCGTGGGGGAACCGGAGCTGCTGGCGCAAACGAGAGAGCCAATCCCCGCGAGTGGTCTCTGTCTGGCGGGATCAGCCGCCAACCGGACGGAACCGATGAGTGAGGGAAACGACGGAATTCTGACGGCGGAAGAAGTGGCGAACCTGAATCTGGAGGGCTGTGAACTCGTGGTGCTGTCAGCCTGCATGACGGGATCGGGGCAGGCGGTCAGTGGGGAAGGCATGTACGGTCTGGCGCGGGCGTTTCGGCTGGCCGGTGCGAGGAATGTCATCTGCGCGCCCTGGCCGGTGGACGACGCGGCCACCGCCGAGTATATGAAGCATCTTCTCCAAGTTTTCTTCCGCCGGGGAACTCACAATGTCGGCCTCACGATGCGAGAAGCGGCTGAAACGTTCTCGACGGATGCACAAGTGCGCGACCTATCCTATCGTCCTGTGCACTGGGGCGCGTTCATCGCCTACGGTGACGGCCATCCCCGGTAG
- a CDS encoding zf-HC2 domain-containing protein, whose product MFVDYVLDGLDERDSERFERHLFDCKRCFADLKEIAPTAAFLKAHRPEIIEELKARGIDLEELARTQHRHRGSWFAHCLDTCRRALRRLPRLQFALPAAAAAVVALLVVFSLRPDPDWEFPRLESRKVQLRAHGLSAARDEFERGRDEYDRNEYRSALPHFESATALAPEQGAYWLYLGTTYGHLKELKKCIAALSRADSLASESYREEVRYRLALAFVRNDQANRAKPLLDWVVLQGGPFAARADALLKKTDSRHRPR is encoded by the coding sequence TTGTTCGTTGACTATGTCCTCGACGGCCTCGACGAGCGGGACAGTGAACGATTCGAACGGCATCTCTTCGATTGCAAGCGCTGCTTCGCCGACTTGAAAGAGATCGCGCCCACGGCGGCCTTCCTGAAGGCGCACCGCCCAGAGATCATCGAGGAGCTCAAGGCGCGCGGGATTGATCTCGAGGAACTCGCGAGAACGCAACACCGGCATCGCGGATCGTGGTTCGCCCACTGTCTCGATACTTGTCGAAGAGCACTGCGCCGGCTGCCGCGGCTGCAATTCGCACTCCCCGCTGCGGCGGCAGCCGTGGTGGCGCTATTGGTCGTTTTCTCCTTGCGACCCGACCCAGACTGGGAATTCCCGAGATTGGAGTCCAGGAAAGTCCAGCTCCGCGCCCACGGCCTGTCGGCGGCGCGAGACGAGTTTGAACGGGGACGCGACGAATACGACCGGAACGAATACCGGAGCGCGCTGCCGCATTTTGAGAGCGCGACCGCGCTGGCTCCCGAGCAGGGAGCGTACTGGCTTTACCTCGGGACAACCTACGGCCACCTCAAAGAACTCAAGAAGTGCATCGCCGCGCTTTCGCGCGCCGACAGCTTGGCCAGTGAATCGTATCGTGAAGAGGTTCGCTACCGACTGGCTCTGGCATTCGTGCGGAACGATCAAGCGAACCGGGCGAAACCCCTGCTTGACTGGGTCGTGTTGCAGGGAGGGCCGTTCGCAGCCCGGGCGGACGCTCTGCTTAAAAAAACCGATTCCCGTCATCGCCCGAGATGA
- a CDS encoding T9SS type A sorting domain-containing protein, which produces MKVKTWFCLGVLVFIAATVLLASQPAQKRNSPGIGDKFQVPGEWSGRTLTGPERATIQQAIDNIRTPPPAAITYTDAQNRPHTVSCSTIAADLQAQLNRGAIEAETLMVGPYGGVLSDGRESTEGDQMNLDQEFLLGVAEDPSAMIYLEEVLVHERTHKTQRTQGTTKSEREIEAFKAGLVYKDSLGLDTTDGMYYMAWQEYLAHRRAYAAGQTMHSSVVQGADGYYFFLQFDIMGSGFNYFSSIQMGAAGCSQYSLSPTRPSDMIYLLNPPPLPPGMNVALVCGGEPSLQVGRIHALAVFDGQVEGQLIRDFGPPNYPPMFFYSLTRCPWTGTLFALDTVNQKIVILSDSDQDAVPDTIISEFACASWEGFESLDGMRGVDFARHQDGRYGLIVSHYDVHLSHEIIPDEIRPFLADENGDGMADGCEATRTREFVQFISYFQEPLPVAGDQEVQLFAPWNHTIQVWLTDSLVQNLLALLGTVHMAAGVDTVCPLARPLAVGEFIAPVDQTSGARPRLATRVGEAAAGDDLRASLPKRFALRAPYPNPFNATTTLHFDLPRASSVRLRIYDVLGRETAVLVDEVRSAGTHRIIWNAADLSSGIYFVRLEADAAVQTRKLLLVK; this is translated from the coding sequence ATGAAGGTAAAAACTTGGTTTTGTCTGGGAGTACTCGTTTTTATTGCCGCCACCGTACTCCTGGCCTCGCAGCCCGCTCAGAAGCGGAATTCACCGGGAATTGGGGATAAGTTTCAGGTTCCGGGAGAATGGAGCGGGCGGACTCTGACGGGCCCGGAACGAGCGACGATTCAGCAGGCCATTGACAACATCCGCACACCGCCACCGGCCGCCATCACCTACACCGATGCGCAGAACCGTCCGCACACCGTATCCTGCTCGACCATTGCCGCCGATCTTCAGGCCCAGCTCAATCGGGGGGCTATCGAAGCGGAAACGCTGATGGTGGGACCCTACGGAGGAGTGCTGTCGGACGGACGCGAGTCCACCGAAGGCGATCAGATGAACCTTGATCAGGAGTTTCTCCTCGGAGTCGCCGAAGATCCGAGTGCGATGATCTATCTCGAGGAAGTGCTGGTTCATGAACGAACGCACAAGACCCAGCGCACCCAGGGAACCACCAAGAGCGAACGGGAAATCGAAGCCTTCAAGGCCGGACTGGTCTACAAAGACTCGCTGGGTTTGGACACGACCGATGGCATGTATTACATGGCCTGGCAGGAATATCTGGCGCACCGGCGGGCTTACGCCGCCGGGCAGACCATGCACTCTTCCGTGGTTCAGGGAGCCGATGGTTATTACTTCTTCCTTCAGTTCGATATTATGGGATCGGGTTTCAACTATTTCAGTTCCATTCAGATGGGCGCCGCCGGTTGCTCCCAGTATTCGCTGTCTCCGACTCGCCCCTCGGATATGATCTATCTTCTGAATCCCCCGCCGCTCCCGCCCGGTATGAACGTCGCGCTCGTCTGCGGCGGTGAACCTTCGCTTCAGGTGGGCCGCATTCACGCCCTGGCCGTCTTTGACGGTCAGGTGGAAGGCCAACTGATCCGGGATTTCGGCCCGCCGAACTATCCGCCGATGTTTTTCTACTCTCTGACGCGTTGTCCGTGGACGGGTACGTTGTTCGCTCTGGATACGGTAAACCAGAAGATCGTCATCCTATCGGACTCGGATCAAGACGCTGTTCCGGATACCATCATTTCCGAGTTTGCCTGTGCTTCGTGGGAGGGATTCGAGTCGCTGGACGGAATGCGGGGAGTGGATTTCGCGCGTCATCAGGATGGCCGCTACGGCCTGATTGTCAGCCATTACGACGTGCATCTGTCACACGAGATCATTCCGGACGAAATCCGTCCCTTCCTTGCCGACGAGAACGGCGATGGCATGGCCGATGGCTGTGAAGCGACTCGCACGCGTGAATTCGTCCAGTTCATTTCGTATTTTCAGGAGCCTCTGCCCGTCGCGGGCGATCAAGAGGTACAACTTTTCGCCCCGTGGAACCACACCATTCAGGTGTGGCTCACCGATTCATTGGTTCAGAATCTCCTGGCGCTCTTGGGAACCGTGCACATGGCGGCGGGAGTGGATACCGTCTGCCCGCTCGCTCGACCGCTTGCCGTGGGCGAATTCATCGCGCCCGTGGATCAAACTTCCGGTGCGCGACCGCGATTGGCCACCCGCGTTGGTGAAGCGGCGGCGGGGGATGACTTACGCGCGTCTCTTCCGAAACGGTTCGCGCTTCGCGCGCCGTATCCCAATCCCTTCAATGCAACGACAACGCTACATTTCGATCTTCCGCGCGCGTCTTCGGTTCGCCTCCGCATCTATGACGTTCTGGGAAGAGAGACGGCAGTCTTGGTGGATGAAGTGAGGAGTGCGGGAACCCATCGGATCATCTGGAATGCCGCGGATCTTTCCTCTGGGATTTATTTTGTGCGTCTCGAAGCCGATGCAGCGGTGCAGACTCGCAAACTGCTGCTCGTGAAGTAG
- a CDS encoding CapA family protein: protein MKRVDKLMCLVILCALSVVATGFGQETVRKNPVSSHRGRYSLDGDSTAALTIRVTDSVLELNWFPSPVIFEWAVLSLPYPSGSPAETLIVTSDTFYVVGDMASLPDPRFYSIVPLPPGPAESPVVIEDFENGVTLGSIPGEDFEPNNWAIISTDSYNGSGHSLRLYGNTWKSETIPPTPIEFGTVWRVAMKTVRDGEMQSFGVGDSANWMRYIIWGSQCPQAQVWITTYQGWFDEDEWIPVYLPIGEDWHGRFGYLPNITELHFVDDNDNTSPRGEVLFDEILDVTDWLPVPPLADFRCNIISGAQPDSVRVSFLSLARDADSDVIHHRWDFGDGFISSITHPTHDYPEHGLYTVTLTVTDDDENVAWRSYAVVDSPVTMNRELRMSFCGDVMLGRGYEQSGGIIQTQGVEAIFEPTQHLFEPFDLASCNLESPLTTATTGHPTKGILLKGSPANVAGLVFAGFDFATLANNHILDYMEAGMLQTMQVCDGAGIAHGGADMNDLLARRTKFLSRNGLSLAMLSFSDRTGSYNNYQPFLDAGRSRPGFAMWNRSAIEATIPEAAALADFVVLNVHSGSEYKTQPQLSALLGLPEWDPEIILFDVVPDTTERRLRQYAIDNGADLVVTHHPHIFQGFEVYQGKLIAHSLGNFAFDLSYAECLPTVVLQVHISAAGGVDEAILHPIYIDDWIPQPATGEFGGAILDYLSEMSRRLDTWMVRAPGEDTARIIWDTTAVTLTGQEWTDTLALFDQDGWWTSLPHRLDGGGYPVSAEVLGLPSAQIRVGRDLLWFGNMEDQGATPWNLNSGDEAYNQDYAHGGSRSIRLRRVYDAGDNVVTTLSLRSPLDDALPHSLVGWIRTENAGDATIEMQFWTQRSGGTLISQPVAGYPLSGENDWTYVASDLNVPGATNFYNIRLSLYPPTSGTGYAWFDDLALVQWDSWQPVSTDVPFPSDFTYLQVRSSSSADSAAVHYRREWIP from the coding sequence GTGAAACGTGTTGATAAACTGATGTGTCTGGTGATTTTGTGCGCCCTCTCAGTGGTGGCTACCGGTTTCGGACAAGAGACCGTTAGAAAGAACCCGGTTTCTTCTCACCGAGGACGGTACTCGCTCGATGGCGATTCCACCGCTGCGCTGACCATCCGCGTGACGGACTCAGTACTCGAGCTCAACTGGTTCCCCTCCCCCGTGATTTTCGAGTGGGCCGTGCTTTCGCTGCCCTATCCTTCGGGATCTCCGGCGGAGACACTGATCGTCACCTCCGATACGTTCTACGTGGTCGGCGACATGGCGAGCCTTCCCGATCCGCGTTTCTATTCGATTGTTCCACTCCCGCCAGGACCCGCCGAGTCTCCGGTCGTCATCGAAGACTTCGAGAACGGGGTCACGCTCGGCAGTATTCCCGGCGAGGATTTCGAGCCCAACAATTGGGCAATCATTTCCACCGATTCATACAACGGCAGCGGTCACTCGCTTCGGCTCTACGGCAATACGTGGAAATCCGAGACGATACCGCCCACGCCCATCGAGTTCGGCACGGTCTGGCGGGTAGCCATGAAGACGGTCCGTGACGGCGAGATGCAGTCGTTCGGAGTCGGCGATTCGGCCAACTGGATGCGCTACATCATCTGGGGAAGTCAATGCCCGCAGGCGCAGGTGTGGATCACGACCTATCAAGGGTGGTTCGACGAAGACGAGTGGATTCCCGTTTATCTGCCCATCGGCGAGGACTGGCACGGGCGATTCGGCTATCTCCCCAACATCACCGAACTCCATTTCGTTGACGACAACGACAACACGTCCCCGCGCGGCGAAGTGCTGTTTGACGAAATTCTCGACGTAACCGATTGGCTGCCGGTTCCTCCGCTGGCCGATTTCCGATGTAATATCATCAGTGGCGCGCAGCCCGACAGCGTGCGGGTGTCGTTTCTCTCTCTGGCGCGCGACGCCGACAGCGACGTGATTCATCATCGCTGGGATTTCGGCGATGGATTCATCTCCAGCATCACGCATCCTACGCATGACTACCCCGAGCACGGCCTATACACGGTAACGCTCACCGTCACCGACGACGATGAGAACGTGGCGTGGCGAAGCTATGCGGTCGTGGATTCTCCCGTTACGATGAACCGCGAACTCCGCATGTCGTTCTGCGGCGACGTTATGCTGGGACGCGGCTACGAGCAATCGGGCGGCATTATTCAAACGCAGGGCGTGGAAGCGATCTTCGAGCCCACGCAACATCTTTTCGAGCCGTTCGATCTGGCGAGCTGCAACCTCGAATCTCCCTTGACCACCGCCACCACCGGGCATCCCACCAAGGGGATTCTTCTCAAGGGAAGTCCCGCCAACGTGGCCGGTTTGGTCTTCGCGGGATTCGACTTCGCGACGCTCGCCAACAATCACATTCTCGATTACATGGAAGCGGGAATGCTTCAAACGATGCAGGTCTGCGACGGCGCGGGAATCGCACACGGCGGAGCGGACATGAATGATCTCTTAGCCCGCCGCACCAAGTTCCTGTCGAGAAACGGACTCTCGCTGGCGATGCTCAGTTTCAGCGACCGCACCGGATCGTACAACAACTATCAGCCGTTCCTCGATGCGGGCCGCTCGCGTCCCGGATTCGCGATGTGGAATCGAAGCGCGATCGAAGCGACCATTCCCGAAGCGGCTGCCTTGGCCGATTTCGTCGTTCTGAACGTGCATTCGGGCAGCGAATACAAGACGCAACCGCAATTGTCCGCATTGCTCGGACTTCCCGAGTGGGATCCCGAGATCATTCTGTTCGACGTCGTTCCCGACACCACCGAGCGCCGCTTGCGGCAATATGCCATTGACAACGGCGCCGACCTGGTCGTGACTCACCATCCCCACATCTTTCAGGGCTTCGAGGTCTATCAGGGCAAGCTCATCGCGCATAGCCTCGGCAACTTCGCTTTCGATCTCAGCTATGCGGAGTGCCTACCGACGGTCGTTTTACAAGTTCACATCTCCGCCGCGGGCGGCGTGGACGAAGCGATTCTTCATCCGATCTACATTGATGATTGGATTCCACAACCGGCCACCGGTGAGTTCGGCGGAGCGATTCTCGATTATCTTTCGGAAATGTCGCGCCGCCTCGATACGTGGATGGTGCGCGCGCCCGGCGAAGACACCGCGCGGATCATTTGGGACACGACCGCCGTCACGCTCACCGGTCAGGAGTGGACGGACACGCTCGCGCTCTTCGATCAGGACGGCTGGTGGACGTCGCTTCCCCACAGGCTGGACGGCGGAGGCTATCCCGTGTCGGCCGAAGTTCTGGGACTTCCCAGTGCCCAGATTCGCGTCGGTCGCGACCTGTTGTGGTTCGGGAACATGGAGGATCAGGGTGCGACTCCCTGGAATCTCAACAGCGGTGATGAAGCCTACAATCAAGACTACGCTCACGGCGGTTCGCGCAGCATTCGCCTGCGCCGCGTGTATGACGCGGGTGACAACGTGGTGACGACACTCTCGCTCCGCTCACCGCTTGACGATGCGCTCCCGCACAGTCTGGTCGGCTGGATTCGCACGGAAAACGCCGGGGATGCGACCATCGAAATGCAATTCTGGACGCAGCGCAGCGGAGGGACGCTAATCAGTCAACCCGTGGCCGGCTATCCGCTGTCGGGCGAAAACGATTGGACCTACGTCGCATCGGACTTGAACGTTCCCGGTGCGACCAATTTCTACAACATTCGCTTGAGTCTCTATCCGCCCACGTCGGGCACGGGCTATGCGTGGTTCGACGATCTCGCGCTCGTACAGTGGGATTCGTGGCAACCGGTCTCAACCGATGTTCCCTTCCCCAGCGATTTCACCTACCTGCAGGTTCGCAGCTCTTCCTCCGCAGACAGCGCCGCCGTCCACTATCGTCGCGAGTGGATTCCATAG
- a CDS encoding carbon starvation protein A, whose translation MNVLVFLLIAAAVFYLASRTYARYVARTLGEDSTRVTPAVELNNGRDYVPTKRHIVFAHHFSTITGAGPILGPTMAILYGFLPAWLWVVVGGILIGAVHDFTALFISMREGGKSMAEVARRTLGPTGFNLFIAFTIVMIVLVTSSFLSATAISLTSLWPLHKIGVTEGQTFLKTVTVDGVLMGRIGGIASMSVIVITLCSPLLGWLIYRVKIHTGLAYLMASAVCIVSIIMGIHYPVSLGPTTWMIIISVYVLFAAGAPVWMILQPRDFINVQILYAGIVLMIASLVTAGAGGLSVTMPSFNLSEGMRHLGLIWPMMFITIACGAISGFHSLVAGGTTGKQLAMETDARKVGYNGMLLESLLAVCVLLAVGASLSSVDYKSIVWPTDVGVKSNPILGFSLAAGHLFHQGLGIPVGLGAVFGILMVEGFVVTTLDSAVRLNRYLFEELWVILFKNPPRIFHIYWFNSGLSVLLMWILAYSNAFSALWPVFGTANQLLAALSLLAVSSWLLLWGRRYAFALIPAVFMILTTLASLGILLFKYIAEKKSLLIATDLLLIVLSIGVVILVIRTFLRPASVRAAGNITASK comes from the coding sequence GTGGCGCGTACGCTGGGCGAGGATTCGACCCGTGTCACACCGGCCGTTGAGCTGAACAACGGCCGCGACTACGTCCCCACCAAACGTCACATCGTCTTTGCCCACCACTTTTCCACGATTACCGGAGCCGGGCCGATTCTCGGTCCGACGATGGCGATTCTCTACGGATTTCTTCCGGCCTGGCTGTGGGTGGTGGTCGGGGGCATCCTGATCGGTGCGGTCCACGACTTCACGGCGCTCTTCATCTCCATGCGCGAAGGCGGAAAATCCATGGCGGAAGTGGCCCGCCGCACTCTGGGACCCACGGGCTTCAATCTGTTCATCGCCTTTACCATCGTGATGATCGTTCTGGTAACGTCCTCCTTCCTCAGCGCCACGGCGATATCGCTCACGTCGCTCTGGCCGCTTCACAAAATCGGCGTGACCGAAGGACAGACGTTTCTCAAGACGGTGACGGTGGACGGCGTGCTCATGGGTCGGATCGGGGGAATCGCCTCGATGAGCGTGATCGTGATTACGCTCTGCTCTCCGCTTCTGGGTTGGCTCATCTATCGCGTCAAGATTCACACGGGGCTGGCTTACCTCATGGCGTCGGCGGTGTGCATCGTCTCGATCATCATGGGCATTCACTATCCAGTGAGCCTCGGCCCGACCACGTGGATGATTATCATCTCCGTGTACGTGCTGTTCGCCGCCGGTGCTCCGGTCTGGATGATTCTTCAGCCTCGCGACTTCATCAACGTACAGATTCTCTACGCCGGAATCGTCCTGATGATCGCTTCGCTCGTCACGGCGGGAGCGGGCGGACTCTCGGTCACGATGCCGAGTTTCAATCTCAGTGAAGGCATGCGGCATCTGGGACTCATCTGGCCGATGATGTTCATTACCATCGCCTGTGGAGCGATCTCCGGTTTTCATTCTCTGGTGGCGGGCGGAACGACTGGCAAGCAACTCGCTATGGAAACCGACGCGCGCAAGGTCGGCTACAACGGCATGTTGCTGGAATCGCTGCTGGCGGTGTGCGTGCTCTTGGCGGTGGGAGCTTCGCTTAGTTCCGTGGACTACAAATCCATCGTCTGGCCAACTGATGTCGGAGTGAAATCCAATCCGATTCTCGGCTTCTCGCTGGCGGCCGGTCACCTGTTCCACCAAGGACTCGGTATTCCGGTGGGACTCGGCGCGGTGTTCGGGATTCTCATGGTGGAAGGATTCGTGGTAACCACACTCGATTCCGCCGTCCGGTTGAACCGCTATCTGTTCGAGGAGTTGTGGGTGATTCTGTTCAAGAATCCACCCCGAATTTTTCACATCTATTGGTTCAATTCCGGCCTGTCGGTTCTGCTGATGTGGATCCTCGCCTACTCCAACGCTTTCAGCGCGCTATGGCCGGTGTTCGGCACGGCCAATCAACTCCTGGCCGCGCTCTCGCTGCTCGCCGTATCCAGTTGGCTCCTGCTGTGGGGACGCAGATACGCGTTCGCTTTGATTCCCGCCGTGTTCATGATCTTGACCACGCTCGCCTCGCTCGGAATTCTCCTTTTCAAATACATCGCCGAAAAAAAATCGCTGCTCATCGCCACGGATCTGCTGCTCATCGTTCTCTCCATCGGCGTGGTGATCCTGGTAATTCGAACTTTCCTGCGGCCTGCTTCAGTACGAGCGGCAGGCAATATCACCGCCTCCAAATAG